In the uncultured Methanobacterium sp. genome, one interval contains:
- a CDS encoding ATP-binding protein: MVFNQVLITFLYALEPVYNVLNVSLNEDYFRLLMLIIVVVLVAILAERIEKIRKLNELNQKLKVQTDKLEDANQELEAFAYSVSHDLRVPLRAIDGFSRILVEDYEDKLDEEGIRLLNIVRDNTAKMGHLIDDILLLSRASRQEMKLNELDMAALAQSVYGEFHTDVQGRNIQFSVGDLPHAYGDRAMLGQVFQNLIGNAIKFTRNRDPAIIEVGGEVEGKEITYYVKDNGAGFDMKYINKLFGLFQRLHSPEEFEGTGVGLSIVQRVVRRHGGRVWGEGSVDGGAIIYFTLPKDKPK; the protein is encoded by the coding sequence ATGGTCTTTAACCAGGTGTTAATTACTTTTTTATATGCCCTAGAACCTGTTTACAACGTTTTAAATGTGTCTCTAAATGAAGATTACTTCCGTTTGTTAATGCTTATTATTGTAGTGGTTCTGGTGGCTATTCTCGCCGAAAGGATTGAAAAGATAAGAAAACTCAATGAACTAAACCAGAAGTTAAAGGTTCAAACTGATAAACTGGAAGATGCCAACCAGGAATTGGAGGCATTTGCATATTCAGTATCACATGACTTGAGAGTCCCATTGAGGGCCATAGATGGTTTTTCACGGATACTAGTAGAGGATTATGAGGATAAACTGGATGAAGAGGGAATAAGGCTCCTGAACATTGTAAGGGATAACACCGCAAAAATGGGACACCTTATAGATGACATCCTCCTCCTATCCCGAGCCAGCCGTCAGGAGATGAAACTCAATGAACTGGACATGGCAGCCCTGGCACAGAGTGTTTACGGTGAATTCCATACAGATGTGCAGGGACGAAACATCCAGTTCTCGGTGGGCGATCTCCCCCATGCCTACGGAGACCGGGCCATGCTGGGACAGGTATTTCAAAACCTCATTGGTAATGCTATTAAATTCACACGCAACCGGGACCCGGCTATAATTGAGGTAGGTGGCGAAGTTGAGGGTAAAGAAATTACCTACTATGTCAAGGATAATGGAGCCGGGTTTGATATGAAATACATTAACAAACTTTTTGGACTCTTTCAAAGACTGCACAGTCCTGAAGAATTTGAGGGAACTGGGGTTGGCCTTTCCATTGTCCAAAGGGTAGTCCGGCGACATGGGGGGCGTGTTTGGGGTGAAGGATCCGTGGATGGTGGTGCAATCATCTATTTCACCTTACCCAAGGATAAGCCAAAATAA
- a CDS encoding response regulator, whose translation MDFEEADILLVEDNPTDAELTMRALKRKNLANQVVWVKDGAEALDFIFATGQFDHRDVENFPKLILLDLRMPKVDGLEVLQKIKADERTNRIPVVVLTSSQEDRDIVESYKLGVNSYVSKPVEFDDFIEAVSTLGFYWMLINNPPNSLE comes from the coding sequence ATGGATTTTGAAGAGGCTGATATTTTACTGGTGGAAGATAATCCCACGGATGCCGAGCTCACCATGAGAGCACTTAAAAGGAAAAACCTGGCAAACCAGGTAGTCTGGGTGAAAGATGGAGCTGAAGCTCTGGATTTTATATTCGCTACTGGACAGTTTGATCACAGGGATGTTGAAAACTTTCCCAAACTCATATTACTGGATCTGAGAATGCCAAAAGTGGATGGGCTGGAAGTCTTACAGAAGATCAAAGCCGATGAGCGAACCAACCGCATCCCAGTGGTTGTTTTAACCTCTTCCCAGGAAGACAGGGACATAGTGGAAAGTTACAAGTTAGGGGTAAATAGTTATGTCAGTAAACCAGTGGAATTCGATGATTTCATCGAAGCAGTATCCACCCTGGGATTTTACTGGATGCTCATCAACAACCCACCTAATTCACTGGAATAG
- a CDS encoding PAS domain S-box protein produces the protein MEEEIKVLILEDVPLDAELIERELKKEGFDFVSHRVEREDEYIMEVEKWQPNIILADHSLPQFDGVSALYIAQEKSSHIPFIFVSGKIGEEFAVEMLKKGATDYVLKHNLSKLGYAVRRALTEAQEHLERKKAQEALLESEKKYRALFEKTKNPILVFNDEGTFIDFNQAAVDFLETEPDQLLKHKIHHFLSMESDPVDMKDWSTGRIVELPLEINNELKILELTITPVELGERNIIFGTGRDLTKQKRMENALKESEEKYRLLVENQTDMVVKFDPEGKVLFASPSYCEVLGRTEESILGSNFLPLVHQEDQEKTQRGLEKLRRPPYVVFLEHRLLTMNGWRWIAWADKAIMDDKGNLEAFVGVGRDITERKLAEDRIMRSLKEKELLLREIHHRVKNNLQIISTLLSLQSSQIEDQRVIDLYRESQNRILSIALIHENLYQSEDLTNINFANYVKNLIDDLFHSYGVDPNKIQINMQIKDIIMGIETAIPSGLIINELISNTLKHAFFQGEGEIYLELSRKDNDKYQLIVRDNGKPFPDDFELENTDTLGIKLISSLVAQLDGTITLNRDNKEFMIEFEELKYKERI, from the coding sequence ATGGAAGAAGAAATTAAAGTCCTGATCCTTGAAGACGTTCCTTTAGACGCGGAATTAATAGAAAGGGAACTAAAAAAAGAAGGTTTCGATTTTGTTAGTCATCGTGTTGAACGTGAAGATGAATATATAATGGAAGTGGAAAAGTGGCAACCAAACATTATACTGGCAGACCACTCTTTACCCCAATTTGATGGTGTCTCCGCACTTTACATAGCTCAGGAGAAATCATCCCACATACCATTTATCTTTGTCAGTGGAAAAATAGGAGAAGAATTTGCAGTGGAAATGCTGAAAAAAGGAGCTACTGACTACGTACTCAAACACAATCTTTCTAAATTAGGATATGCCGTTCGAAGAGCTCTCACAGAAGCACAAGAACACTTGGAAAGAAAAAAAGCACAGGAAGCCCTCTTGGAAAGTGAAAAAAAATACCGGGCTCTGTTTGAGAAAACCAAAAATCCCATTCTGGTATTTAATGATGAAGGCACATTTATAGATTTTAACCAGGCCGCAGTAGATTTTCTGGAAACAGAACCAGACCAACTCCTTAAACATAAAATTCATCACTTCCTTTCCATGGAATCAGATCCAGTTGACATGAAAGACTGGTCCACTGGACGAATAGTGGAATTACCACTCGAGATTAACAATGAACTTAAAATACTGGAATTAACTATCACCCCGGTAGAACTGGGTGAACGTAACATCATCTTTGGAACAGGAAGAGATCTTACCAAGCAAAAAAGGATGGAAAATGCCCTGAAAGAAAGTGAGGAGAAATATAGGCTCCTGGTTGAAAATCAGACAGACATGGTAGTAAAATTCGATCCAGAAGGTAAAGTTCTCTTTGCCAGTCCTTCCTACTGCGAAGTTCTGGGGCGTACCGAGGAAAGTATTCTGGGAAGTAACTTCCTGCCCCTGGTACATCAGGAAGATCAGGAAAAAACTCAAAGGGGACTGGAGAAATTACGCCGCCCACCCTATGTGGTTTTCTTAGAACACCGTTTGCTAACCATGAATGGATGGCGCTGGATTGCATGGGCAGATAAGGCCATAATGGATGATAAAGGAAACTTAGAAGCATTTGTAGGTGTGGGACGTGACATAACTGAACGTAAACTGGCTGAAGATAGGATAATGAGATCCCTAAAGGAAAAAGAATTATTACTCCGGGAAATACACCATCGCGTGAAAAACAATCTCCAGATCATATCCACCCTCCTGAGTCTCCAGTCATCACAAATTGAAGATCAACGGGTCATTGATCTATACCGAGAAAGTCAAAACCGCATACTTTCCATAGCATTGATACACGAAAATCTTTACCAGTCTGAGGATTTAACCAATATCAACTTTGCCAACTATGTGAAAAACCTTATTGACGATCTTTTCCATTCTTATGGTGTGGATCCTAACAAAATCCAAATTAACATGCAGATAAAAGACATTATAATGGGTATTGAAACTGCAATTCCCAGCGGACTTATCATAAATGAGTTGATTTCAAACACTCTGAAACACGCGTTTTTCCAGGGGGAAGGAGAAATCTATCTGGAATTGTCCAGAAAAGACAATGATAAATACCAGTTAATAGTTCGAGATAATGGGAAACCATTCCCTGATGACTTTGAATTAGAGAACACGGATACTCTGGGAATTAAACTAATTTCTAGCCTTGTAGCTCAGCTAGATGGAACAATAACTCTGAATAGAGATAATAAAGAATTTATGATCGAGTTTGAGGAACTTAAATATAAGGAGCGGATCTGA
- a CDS encoding methanogen output domain 1-containing protein gives MTKSRILVVEDEAIVAMGIKQKLEDLGHQVVDIVFTGEEAVQTALNTEPELILMDIVLKGSMDGIQAAAKIRNQLDIPVIYLTAYSDEEVLERARMTEPYGYIIKPFKKSELNANIEMALYKHAEDQKKSDNVKKQVLADFYDFILNSMPTTTDQSDAEIRNTLLKIFASRLEEDMRPRFERELGDIVEEQNLNDLESIYDAYLDWVAHLFGDFGVQTKIEAKGPVHLFKFHNCPWIEDAKKKPVFCLNCQSIMQQTFDWTGMDGNVEKKATIADGSDSCIFKFKVPFMRKEE, from the coding sequence ATGACCAAATCCCGTATACTGGTGGTTGAAGACGAAGCAATAGTTGCCATGGGCATTAAACAAAAATTAGAAGATTTAGGCCATCAAGTAGTGGACATTGTTTTCACAGGGGAGGAAGCTGTTCAAACAGCCCTGAATACAGAACCAGAATTAATTTTAATGGATATTGTTCTAAAAGGGAGTATGGATGGTATACAAGCAGCTGCTAAAATACGTAACCAACTGGATATCCCTGTAATCTACTTGACTGCATATTCAGATGAAGAAGTCCTGGAAAGGGCGCGTATGACCGAGCCCTATGGGTATATAATCAAACCATTCAAAAAGAGCGAATTGAATGCCAACATAGAAATGGCCCTTTATAAACATGCAGAAGATCAGAAAAAGAGTGATAATGTTAAAAAACAGGTTTTAGCAGATTTCTATGATTTCATACTCAACTCCATGCCCACCACTACGGATCAGTCCGATGCTGAGATCAGGAACACTCTACTAAAAATCTTTGCATCACGTCTGGAAGAAGATATGAGACCCCGTTTTGAGCGCGAACTGGGAGATATTGTTGAAGAACAGAATTTAAATGATCTTGAAAGTATTTATGATGCCTACCTTGATTGGGTTGCTCATCTGTTTGGTGACTTTGGTGTTCAAACCAAAATTGAAGCCAAAGGCCCAGTGCATCTTTTTAAATTCCACAACTGCCCCTGGATAGAAGATGCCAAGAAAAAACCAGTATTCTGCCTTAACTGTCAGTCCATAATGCAGCAAACATTTGATTGGACGGGTATGGATGGTAATGTAGAAAAAAAAGCCACCATTGCAGATGGTTCAGATTCATGCATCTTCAAATTTAAGGTTCCATTCATGAGAAAGGAGGAATAA